From Halalkalicoccus sp. CG83, one genomic window encodes:
- a CDS encoding SDR family oxidoreductase: MEKTVCITGCSSGIGRATARAFLDEEWQVYATARDPEDVADLADLGCETAELDVTNDAQVLAVVERIIDEQGRIDCLVNNAGYGQLGPIEDVPVRDVERQFDANVYGPQRLIQEVLPHMREREEGTIVNVSSVAGRVAFPGGGVYSGSKAALEAMSDALRVEASRFDVDVVLIEPGPVESAFTERATDETDDVPRSPEYSDIYGIIDDTQAVGGGGPGAVQPAEVADWIVHAASSTRPNARYPIGTLAKVGSVARLLPDGLRDTLFKLALKIAG; this comes from the coding sequence ATGGAGAAGACCGTCTGTATCACGGGTTGTTCGTCGGGGATCGGTCGGGCGACGGCGCGGGCCTTTCTGGACGAGGAGTGGCAGGTGTACGCGACCGCCCGTGATCCGGAAGACGTCGCAGACCTCGCCGATCTGGGGTGTGAGACCGCCGAACTCGACGTTACAAACGACGCCCAGGTGCTGGCGGTCGTCGAACGGATCATCGACGAGCAGGGTCGGATCGACTGTCTCGTCAACAACGCGGGCTACGGACAGCTCGGTCCGATCGAGGACGTGCCCGTCCGTGACGTCGAGAGGCAGTTCGACGCCAACGTCTACGGCCCCCAACGGCTGATCCAGGAGGTGCTCCCCCACATGCGCGAGCGCGAGGAAGGGACGATCGTCAACGTCTCCAGCGTGGCCGGACGCGTCGCGTTCCCCGGCGGCGGCGTCTACTCCGGCTCGAAGGCCGCCCTCGAGGCGATGAGCGACGCACTGCGCGTCGAGGCCAGTCGGTTCGACGTCGACGTCGTTCTGATCGAGCCCGGTCCCGTCGAGTCGGCGTTCACTGAACGCGCCACCGACGAGACCGACGACGTCCCCCGCTCGCCGGAGTACAGCGACATCTACGGGATCATCGACGACACCCAGGCGGTCGGCGGCGGCGGCCCCGGTGCGGTCCAGCCCGCGGAGGTCGCCGACTGGATCGTCCACGCCGCGAGTTCGACCCGGCCGAACGCGCGCTACCCCATCGGAACGCTCGCGAAGGTCGGGTCGGTCGCCCGACTGCTGCCCGACGGGCTGCGCGATACGCTGTTCAAGCTGGCGCTCAAGATCGCCGGATGA
- a CDS encoding endonuclease V: MEVTRPEFRPDPALTREEMESLQRELAAEACFGDDVSLPDSPVVVGVDQAFPEERAVSVVVAMRDGEVVERVSSVTELSIPYIPGLLSFREGESILAAFEKLECEPDLALFDGSGRIHFRQAGLATHMGVTLELPSVGVAKSLLCGRLSNPPEDPFSEGTRVPVVADGRVDVPEGTVLGYAVQTRQYEGGSRYINPLYVSPGHRVSAETAASLAESHCAGYKLPEPIRLADRYAGERAREIDA; encoded by the coding sequence ATGGAGGTCACGCGTCCGGAGTTTCGGCCCGATCCCGCGCTCACCCGCGAGGAGATGGAGAGCCTCCAGCGCGAACTCGCGGCCGAGGCGTGTTTCGGCGACGACGTCTCGCTTCCCGACTCACCGGTCGTCGTCGGCGTCGACCAGGCGTTCCCCGAGGAGCGGGCCGTGAGCGTCGTCGTCGCCATGCGCGACGGCGAGGTGGTAGAACGCGTCTCGTCGGTCACGGAGCTCTCGATCCCCTACATCCCCGGGCTACTCTCCTTTCGCGAGGGCGAGTCGATCCTCGCGGCGTTCGAGAAGCTCGAGTGCGAGCCCGACCTCGCGCTGTTCGACGGCAGCGGCCGGATCCACTTCCGGCAGGCGGGCCTGGCCACCCACATGGGCGTGACGCTGGAGCTGCCGAGCGTCGGCGTCGCTAAGAGCCTGCTCTGTGGCCGGCTGAGCAACCCGCCCGAGGACCCCTTCTCGGAGGGGACGCGCGTCCCGGTCGTCGCCGACGGCCGGGTGGACGTCCCCGAGGGTACCGTGCTCGGCTACGCCGTCCAGACCCGCCAGTACGAGGGAGGATCACGCTACATCAACCCGCTCTACGTGAGCCCCGGCCACCGCGTGAGCGCGGAGACGGCCGCCTCGCTCGCCGAGTCCCACTGTGCGGGCTACAAGCTGCCCGAACCGATCCGGCTCGCGGACCGGTACGCCGGCGAGCGCGCCCGCGAGATCGATGCGTGA
- a CDS encoding rhomboid family intramembrane serine protease produces the protein MAKCDRCGAHENLPYRCQRCGGVFCAQHRLPENHDCPGLQEWDDPDGLFDSGFDDDVNDPGGQQERRLSDRVPINTGTGGPLAYFRNNMTYVFLGVMWVTFLLQFVVLVLFGTALHNTLFLLDPNALGNVWTWITSVFAHSPGNFFHIVFNSIVLYFFGPIVERKAGSKAFAVLFLVSGVVAGLAQIGVGLALGQPPSPVLGASGAIMAVMGVLTVLNPQLRVLLFFFIPMPLWLLTLGFALVSVGIVGIGGVGAGGVAHLAHLAGLFIGLGYGEKLRREGERAPDQLRFGGGPGGPGGPGGPGGPGGPGGPGRGGF, from the coding sequence ATGGCGAAGTGTGATCGGTGTGGCGCACACGAGAACCTGCCCTACCGCTGCCAACGCTGCGGTGGGGTCTTCTGTGCCCAACACCGACTGCCGGAGAACCACGACTGTCCGGGCCTCCAGGAGTGGGACGACCCCGACGGACTGTTCGACAGCGGCTTCGACGATGACGTGAACGATCCCGGCGGGCAGCAGGAACGGAGGCTGAGCGACCGAGTGCCGATCAACACCGGCACCGGCGGCCCGCTCGCGTACTTCCGGAACAACATGACCTACGTCTTCCTCGGGGTGATGTGGGTCACGTTCCTGCTGCAGTTCGTCGTCCTCGTCCTCTTCGGGACGGCGCTCCACAACACGCTGTTCCTGCTCGATCCGAACGCACTCGGGAACGTCTGGACGTGGATCACCTCGGTGTTCGCCCACAGCCCGGGCAACTTCTTTCACATCGTCTTCAACAGCATCGTGCTCTACTTCTTCGGGCCGATCGTCGAGCGCAAGGCCGGGAGCAAGGCCTTCGCCGTGCTCTTTCTCGTCAGCGGCGTCGTCGCCGGACTGGCTCAGATCGGCGTCGGGCTGGCGCTCGGCCAGCCGCCGTCGCCCGTCCTCGGCGCCAGCGGCGCGATCATGGCCGTCATGGGCGTGCTCACCGTGCTGAACCCCCAGCTCCGGGTGCTGCTGTTCTTCTTCATCCCGATGCCGCTGTGGCTGCTCACGCTCGGGTTCGCGCTGGTGTCGGTCGGTATCGTCGGCATCGGCGGCGTCGGTGCGGGCGGCGTCGCCCACCTCGCGCACCTCGCGGGGCTGTTCATCGGCCTGGGGTACGGCGAGAAGCTGCGACGCGAGGGCGAGCGCGCGCCCGACCAGCTCCGGTTCGGCGGCGGTCCCGGCGGACCGGGCGGGCCCGGAGGACCCGGCGGACCCGGAGGGCCCGGCGGCCCCGGTCGAGGAGGGTTCTAA
- a CDS encoding DUF5788 family protein has translation MQEYERKQLLERVGREGATIGAQIPEEIDVQGERVELRDFVFEIKRRETIPSGERERVEQAKRNLRRERIERMDRLEEGEISREEGERIAESIIGIDRALEGLQNLGPADVEAEAKAQEIADRKRWTRFMRQALGMDEENTPNRR, from the coding sequence GTGCAGGAGTACGAACGGAAACAGCTGCTCGAACGGGTCGGTCGCGAGGGGGCGACCATCGGCGCGCAGATCCCCGAGGAGATCGACGTCCAGGGCGAGCGCGTCGAACTTCGAGACTTCGTCTTCGAGATCAAGCGCCGCGAGACGATCCCCTCGGGTGAGCGAGAACGCGTCGAGCAAGCCAAACGCAACCTGCGGCGCGAGCGGATCGAGCGGATGGACCGGCTGGAGGAGGGCGAGATCAGCCGCGAGGAGGGCGAACGCATTGCCGAGTCGATCATCGGAATCGACCGCGCGCTCGAGGGGCTCCAGAACCTGGGTCCGGCGGACGTCGAGGCCGAGGCCAAAGCCCAGGAGATCGCCGACCGCAAGCGCTGGACGCGCTTCATGCGCCAGGCGCTCGGGATGGACGAGGAGAACACGCCCAACAGGCGATAG
- a CDS encoding PHP domain-containing protein, whose protein sequence is MSRNAELAALFEEYADFLEANDVEYKPNTYRRAADSIREHPIAIEELASEGQDAVEEIDGVGDAISSKAIEYLETGEIEELEELRVELPVDMDELTSVEGVGPKTAGTLYRELGVTNLADLEEAASGGEIREIKGFGPKTEENVLEKLEFAREARERELLGDARPLADDVLTHLREAEAIERCEVAGSIRRWRETIGDVDVLAASDDLQGAVEVFTGWERVEGVIESGENKASIRVGGIRVDLRVVVPEEFGSALQYFTGSKAHNIRFRNRALDRDLKVNEYGIFDVTERSSAGQSEADASDDVSDLDDTSGQRAGERVAGETEEGMYDALDLAWIPPELREDTGEIDAAADDALPKLIEEGDVRGDLHTHTEWSDGTTSIEELVEAAEAFGHDYLAVADHATGPGMVGGVGLSDEELLEQIERIREVDEEAGIDVFAGVEANVDREGGLSVGRDVLEELDLVVASPHSALDMEPDAATDRLVAAISHPETDVLGHPTGRLLTRRPGLEPDLEAIAEAAAEHGTALEINANPNRLDLWGRAVKVAIEAGATVAINTDAHGPAEFEHVRYGVHTARRGWAEAGDVLNAGSAADVRSFLEE, encoded by the coding sequence ATGAGCCGCAACGCCGAGCTCGCCGCCCTCTTCGAGGAGTACGCCGACTTCCTCGAGGCGAACGACGTCGAGTACAAGCCCAACACCTACCGACGGGCTGCCGACAGCATCCGCGAGCACCCGATCGCGATCGAGGAGCTCGCAAGCGAGGGCCAGGACGCCGTCGAGGAGATCGACGGCGTCGGCGACGCCATCTCCTCGAAGGCGATCGAGTACCTCGAAACCGGCGAGATCGAGGAGCTCGAGGAGCTGCGAGTCGAGCTACCCGTCGACATGGACGAGCTCACGAGCGTCGAGGGGGTCGGGCCCAAAACGGCCGGAACGCTCTACCGGGAGCTCGGCGTGACGAACCTCGCAGACCTCGAGGAGGCCGCGAGCGGCGGGGAGATCCGCGAGATCAAGGGGTTCGGCCCCAAGACCGAGGAGAACGTCCTGGAGAAGCTCGAGTTCGCCCGCGAGGCTCGCGAACGCGAACTGCTCGGTGACGCCCGGCCGCTCGCGGACGACGTCCTCACCCATCTCCGGGAAGCGGAGGCGATCGAACGCTGTGAGGTCGCGGGCTCGATCCGCCGCTGGCGCGAGACGATCGGCGACGTCGACGTGCTCGCCGCGAGCGACGACCTTCAGGGGGCAGTCGAGGTGTTCACCGGCTGGGAGCGGGTCGAAGGCGTGATCGAGTCCGGAGAGAACAAGGCCTCGATCCGCGTCGGCGGGATCCGGGTCGACCTCCGGGTCGTCGTTCCCGAGGAGTTCGGCAGCGCGCTCCAGTACTTCACGGGGAGCAAGGCCCACAACATCCGGTTTCGAAACCGCGCGCTGGATCGAGACCTGAAGGTCAACGAGTACGGGATCTTCGACGTCACCGAGCGAAGCTCGGCTGGCCAGTCAGAAGCGGACGCTTCTGACGATGTTTCCGATCTCGACGATACGAGCGGCCAGCGCGCGGGCGAGCGGGTCGCCGGCGAGACCGAGGAGGGGATGTACGACGCCCTCGATCTGGCGTGGATCCCGCCCGAACTCCGCGAGGACACCGGCGAGATCGACGCCGCGGCGGACGACGCCCTTCCGAAGCTGATCGAGGAGGGCGACGTCCGCGGCGACCTGCACACCCACACCGAGTGGTCCGACGGCACCACCTCGATCGAGGAACTCGTCGAGGCCGCCGAGGCGTTCGGCCACGACTACCTCGCCGTCGCCGACCACGCGACCGGCCCGGGGATGGTCGGCGGGGTCGGGCTCTCGGACGAGGAGCTGCTCGAACAGATCGAGCGGATTCGTGAGGTCGACGAGGAGGCGGGAATCGACGTGTTCGCGGGCGTCGAGGCCAACGTCGACCGCGAGGGCGGGCTGAGCGTCGGAAGGGACGTTCTCGAAGAGCTGGATCTGGTGGTCGCCTCGCCCCACAGCGCGCTCGACATGGAGCCCGATGCGGCGACCGACCGGCTCGTGGCGGCGATCTCACACCCCGAGACCGACGTGCTCGGCCACCCGACCGGACGACTGTTGACTCGCCGTCCCGGGCTCGAACCCGATCTGGAGGCGATCGCCGAGGCCGCCGCCGAGCACGGCACGGCCCTCGAGATCAACGCCAACCCCAACCGGCTGGATCTGTGGGGACGGGCGGTGAAGGTCGCGATCGAGGCCGGTGCGACGGTCGCGATCAACACCGATGCCCACGGACCGGCGGAGTTCGAGCACGTTCGCTACGGCGTCCACACCGCACGGCGCGGGTGGGCCGAAGCGGGTGACGTGCTCAACGCGGGCTCCGCTGCCGACGTGCGATCGTTCCTCGAGGAGTAG
- a CDS encoding DUF7139 domain-containing protein, with translation MAGLTEVYSGAGADASTRRLALGGGLFVLGVTLAALGALFGTTELLADVGYGVYESRRIAGVLAGFGVPAAFLGIVTVLPATRRVRTTAVGGATLAGCGVVWFWTAYPADWAGYGRDLTFPVVACYLLGTAATFACLFVAVARFKTRNSPGGTVSLDVVRRGETRIVEVERPVGVGSVGLLGSSDVPTSTPPASAEPRGDGGSETAPPGSPVDRYCGNCAHVDYARTEDGIRPYCRRHERLLESIDACEEWTSNAPERPARPSDPGRSNG, from the coding sequence ATGGCCGGTCTCACGGAGGTATACAGCGGGGCGGGCGCTGACGCGAGCACGCGCCGGCTGGCGCTCGGCGGCGGGCTGTTCGTCCTCGGCGTGACCCTCGCGGCGCTCGGAGCGCTCTTCGGAACGACCGAACTCCTCGCCGACGTCGGTTACGGGGTCTACGAGTCACGTCGCATCGCGGGCGTTCTCGCCGGGTTCGGCGTACCGGCGGCGTTTCTAGGGATCGTGACCGTCCTGCCGGCGACACGTCGGGTGCGCACCACTGCGGTCGGCGGGGCGACGCTCGCCGGCTGTGGCGTCGTCTGGTTCTGGACGGCGTATCCGGCCGACTGGGCGGGCTACGGCCGAGATCTGACGTTTCCAGTGGTCGCCTGCTACCTGCTCGGCACTGCGGCGACGTTCGCCTGTCTGTTCGTCGCCGTCGCCCGGTTCAAGACGCGAAACTCCCCCGGTGGGACCGTCTCGCTCGACGTCGTCCGCAGGGGAGAGACGCGGATCGTCGAGGTCGAACGGCCCGTGGGCGTGGGTAGCGTCGGCCTCCTTGGCTCGTCCGACGTCCCCACGTCCACCCCACCCGCGTCGGCGGAACCCCGCGGTGACGGCGGCTCCGAGACGGCGCCGCCTGGTTCGCCGGTCGACCGCTACTGCGGGAACTGCGCCCACGTCGACTACGCCCGAACCGAGGACGGCATCCGTCCGTACTGCCGTCGACACGAACGCCTGCTCGAGTCGATAGACGCCTGCGAGGAGTGGACCAGCAACGCTCCCGAACGGCCGGCTCGACCGTCGGACCCCGGTCGGTCGAACGGCTGA
- a CDS encoding AMP-binding protein, translating into MESPDTTEIVHEPSEEFVESTNVHAFMREHGIEDYDTLIERTTGEMEWFWDELVDHLGIEFYEEYDRVRDDSNGPQFADWYPGGRLNVAHNVVDRHAAPDSETRNKVACIWEGEPGDVREITYHELHRQANRVANALEARGVETGDTVGLYMPMVPEVISILYGCFKVGAIAVPIFSGFGVDAAATRLEDGGCSVLFTGDGFYRRGSEVHLKESADEAIEQAGSVEHTIVFERLGADYDRQERDETWEEAVGSQPDEYETKSLPSNQESMLLYSSGTTGKPKGIVQTHAGVQVQCPKEVHFAFDLKPADRFFWVSDIGWMMGPWTLIGVHTFGGTMVMYEGAPDHPQPDRFWEMIDRHSITQFGISPTAIRSLRKHGDEYVERHDLSSLRLLGSTGEPWDAEAWEWFYEKVGGGEAPIINMSGGTEICGCFLMPMPIQPLKPCTLGGPGLGMDVDIVDSSGESVADAHERGFLVARDSCPSMTKSLWEGDERYLEEYWSTFEDPPMWDHGDWAQKDSDGFWFLHGRADDALNVAGRKVGPAEVEGALMDHGAVNQAAAVGVPDETTGTAVVTYVILEDDAEESDDLREELRAQVGEELGKPFRPREVLFVDEFPKTQSGKIIRRAVQASYTGEELGDMSSIENPGAMEKLERAH; encoded by the coding sequence ATGGAATCGCCAGACACTACCGAGATCGTCCACGAACCCTCGGAGGAGTTCGTCGAATCGACGAACGTTCACGCGTTCATGCGGGAACACGGCATCGAGGACTACGACACGCTCATCGAGCGGACCACCGGCGAGATGGAGTGGTTCTGGGACGAACTCGTCGACCACCTGGGAATCGAGTTCTACGAGGAATACGACCGGGTACGCGACGATAGCAACGGCCCGCAGTTCGCCGACTGGTACCCCGGTGGGCGGCTCAACGTCGCGCACAACGTCGTCGACAGACACGCCGCCCCCGACAGCGAGACCCGCAACAAGGTCGCCTGCATCTGGGAGGGCGAGCCCGGCGACGTCCGCGAGATCACCTATCACGAGCTCCACCGCCAGGCCAATCGGGTCGCGAACGCCCTCGAGGCGCGCGGCGTCGAGACCGGCGACACCGTCGGGCTCTACATGCCGATGGTGCCCGAGGTGATCTCGATTCTATATGGGTGTTTCAAGGTCGGTGCGATCGCGGTCCCGATCTTCTCGGGCTTCGGCGTCGACGCCGCCGCGACCCGCCTCGAGGACGGCGGCTGTTCGGTGTTGTTCACGGGGGACGGCTTCTACCGCCGCGGGAGCGAGGTCCACCTGAAGGAGTCGGCCGACGAGGCCATCGAGCAGGCCGGAAGCGTCGAGCACACGATCGTCTTCGAGCGGCTGGGCGCCGACTACGACCGTCAGGAGCGCGACGAGACGTGGGAGGAGGCCGTCGGCTCCCAGCCAGACGAGTACGAGACCAAGTCGCTTCCCTCGAACCAGGAGTCGATGCTGCTCTACTCCTCGGGCACCACCGGGAAGCCGAAAGGGATCGTCCAGACCCACGCGGGCGTCCAGGTACAGTGTCCCAAGGAGGTCCACTTCGCCTTCGACCTCAAACCCGCGGATCGGTTCTTCTGGGTGTCGGACATCGGCTGGATGATGGGCCCCTGGACGCTGATCGGCGTCCACACCTTCGGCGGGACGATGGTGATGTACGAGGGCGCGCCCGACCACCCCCAACCCGATCGGTTCTGGGAGATGATCGACCGCCACTCGATCACGCAGTTCGGCATCTCGCCGACCGCGATCCGCTCGCTTCGCAAACACGGCGACGAGTACGTGGAGCGCCACGACCTCTCCTCGCTTCGACTGCTGGGCTCGACGGGCGAGCCGTGGGACGCCGAGGCCTGGGAGTGGTTCTACGAGAAGGTCGGCGGCGGCGAGGCGCCGATCATCAACATGTCCGGCGGGACGGAGATCTGTGGCTGCTTCCTGATGCCGATGCCGATCCAGCCGCTCAAGCCGTGTACACTCGGCGGACCAGGATTAGGAATGGACGTCGACATCGTCGACTCGAGCGGCGAATCGGTCGCCGACGCCCACGAGCGGGGCTTTCTGGTCGCTCGTGACTCCTGTCCGAGCATGACGAAGTCGCTCTGGGAGGGAGACGAGCGCTATCTCGAGGAGTACTGGTCGACGTTCGAGGATCCGCCGATGTGGGATCACGGCGACTGGGCCCAGAAGGATTCTGATGGATTTTGGTTCCTTCACGGGAGAGCCGACGATGCGCTCAACGTCGCCGGGCGGAAGGTCGGCCCCGCCGAGGTCGAGGGCGCGCTGATGGACCACGGCGCCGTGAACCAGGCCGCCGCGGTCGGCGTGCCCGACGAGACGACCGGAACGGCGGTCGTCACCTACGTCATCCTCGAGGACGACGCCGAGGAGAGCGACGACCTGCGAGAGGAGCTTCGAGCGCAGGTGGGCGAGGAGCTCGGAAAGCCGTTCCGTCCACGGGAGGTGCTGTTCGTCGATGAGTTCCCGAAGACCCAGAGCGGGAAGATCATCCGACGAGCGGTGCAGGCCTCGTATACGGGCGAGGAGCTCGGCGACATGAGCTCGATCGAGAACCCCGGCGCGATGGAGAAGCTCGAACGGGCGCACTGA
- a CDS encoding DJ-1/PfpI family protein yields the protein MTGKNILLLAGDFVEDYEVMVPFQTLQTVGHEVHAVCPEKSADDQVKTAIHDFEGDQTYTEKPGHNFTLNQDFDAVDPEEYDALVVPGGRAPEYLRTYDEVLEIVRHFFEAEKPVAALCHGAQILAAADVLDGRNCTAYPALKAEVIAAGGSWEDDVTRDGNLVTGPAWPDHPAWLAEFLDLLGTDVEHAEPATAD from the coding sequence CTGACAGGAAAGAACATACTGCTGTTGGCAGGCGACTTCGTCGAGGACTACGAAGTGATGGTGCCGTTCCAGACGCTCCAGACGGTTGGCCACGAGGTCCACGCGGTCTGTCCCGAGAAAAGCGCCGATGACCAGGTGAAGACCGCGATCCACGACTTCGAGGGCGATCAGACCTACACCGAGAAGCCGGGCCATAACTTCACGCTGAACCAGGACTTCGACGCGGTCGATCCCGAGGAGTACGACGCGCTCGTGGTACCGGGCGGGCGCGCCCCGGAGTACCTCCGGACGTACGACGAAGTGCTGGAGATCGTCCGGCACTTCTTCGAGGCCGAGAAACCGGTGGCGGCGCTCTGTCACGGCGCGCAGATCCTCGCGGCCGCGGACGTCCTCGACGGGCGGAACTGTACCGCCTACCCCGCGCTGAAGGCGGAGGTGATCGCCGCGGGCGGGAGCTGGGAGGACGACGTCACGCGCGACGGCAACCTCGTCACCGGGCCGGCGTGGCCGGACCACCCCGCGTGGCTCGCCGAGTTCCTCGATCTCCTCGGGACCGACGTCGAACACGCCGAACCCGCGACGGCGGACTGA
- the dnaJ gene encoding molecular chaperone DnaJ: MSEDFYDVLGVSRDADEDEINSAFRKKAAEFHPDVSDHPNAEEKFKKAKKAKEVLTDEQKRSAYDRMGHDRFEQAEKRGGFDGGGAGAGGFGGGDPFGGTGGGGGLGDIFEQFFGGGGGRGGPRGGADLQTRLTVTLEDVYEGVEKQMTINRPERCEACDGQGGTNPSTCPECNGQGQVTQVQQTPFGRMQQTQTCRRCGGDGQVYDETCSECRGEGQVTREANLSVEIPPGIREGQTLRMEGEGAPGEPGARSGDLLIEIVVEDHPDFERDGDDLHYRHAISFPQATFGDTVEVPTMESSVEMDIPSGTQSGERFRLEDKGMPRLRRRGHGDLYVTVQVVTPESLSPEQREALEAFAEAGGEEIEVEQGFFERIKSSL, translated from the coding sequence ATGAGCGAGGATTTCTACGACGTTCTCGGCGTGAGTCGGGACGCGGACGAGGACGAGATCAACTCGGCGTTCCGAAAGAAGGCCGCCGAGTTCCACCCCGACGTCAGCGACCACCCGAACGCCGAGGAGAAGTTCAAGAAGGCGAAGAAGGCGAAGGAGGTGCTCACCGACGAGCAGAAACGCTCGGCGTACGACCGGATGGGCCACGATCGCTTCGAGCAGGCCGAGAAGCGCGGCGGGTTCGACGGCGGCGGCGCGGGCGCCGGCGGCTTCGGCGGTGGCGATCCCTTCGGCGGCACGGGCGGCGGAGGCGGCCTCGGCGACATCTTCGAGCAGTTCTTCGGCGGGGGCGGCGGACGGGGCGGCCCCCGTGGCGGCGCCGATCTCCAGACTCGGCTGACGGTCACGCTGGAGGACGTCTACGAGGGCGTCGAGAAACAGATGACGATCAACCGGCCCGAGCGCTGCGAGGCCTGCGACGGCCAGGGCGGCACGAACCCGAGCACCTGTCCCGAGTGTAACGGCCAGGGCCAGGTCACCCAGGTCCAGCAGACGCCCTTCGGCCGGATGCAACAGACCCAGACCTGTCGGCGCTGTGGCGGCGACGGCCAGGTCTACGACGAGACCTGCAGCGAGTGTCGCGGCGAGGGACAGGTCACCCGCGAGGCGAACCTCTCAGTCGAGATCCCGCCGGGCATCCGCGAGGGCCAGACGCTGCGCATGGAGGGCGAGGGCGCTCCGGGCGAACCGGGCGCCCGGAGCGGCGACCTGTTGATCGAGATAGTCGTCGAGGACCACCCCGACTTCGAGCGCGACGGCGACGACCTCCACTACCGTCACGCCATCTCGTTCCCGCAGGCGACGTTCGGCGACACCGTCGAGGTGCCGACGATGGAGAGCTCCGTGGAGATGGACATTCCATCGGGCACTCAGAGCGGCGAGCGCTTCCGACTCGAGGACAAGGGAATGCCCCGGCTTCGGCGACGCGGCCACGGCGATCTCTACGTGACCGTCCAGGTCGTCACCCCCGAGAGCCTCAGTCCCGAGCAGCGCGAGGCACTCGAGGCGTTCGCGGAGGCCGGCGGCGAGGAGATCGAGGTCGAGCAGGGCTTCTTCGAGCGGATCAAGAGCTCCCTATAG
- a CDS encoding WD40/YVTN/BNR-like repeat-containing protein, translating into MSLIAGTDDGVFRASTGTTEDAQRVLDAGRVMRVRRFDSIEGVFAASETGLYRSRDGGDSWTDLGVPREEVYSVVAGPDGERLYAGTHPAHLYVSSDDGESWRELGGFQELPSREEWYTPRHRNEAHVRSLGTHPDAPERVIAGVEVGGVHVSEDRGETWTERREGVHDDVHHVLVRGPETYVASTGSGLYRTADAGRSWSRLDGGLDHRYFREAITHEGRLYAAAARSSPGTWSGENGADAALFESENGDGFERAPYPGGPEEVILAWTVADGTVTAGTNGGRVVRRSEDGWREAGTLPASIRSLAPA; encoded by the coding sequence ATGTCGCTGATCGCCGGAACCGACGACGGCGTCTTTCGAGCGTCGACCGGGACGACCGAGGACGCCCAACGCGTGCTCGATGCCGGGCGCGTCATGCGCGTCCGGCGCTTCGACTCGATCGAGGGGGTTTTCGCCGCCTCGGAGACCGGACTGTATCGATCGCGCGACGGGGGCGACTCGTGGACGGACCTCGGCGTTCCGCGCGAGGAGGTCTACTCGGTCGTGGCGGGCCCCGACGGCGAGCGCCTCTACGCGGGCACCCACCCCGCGCATCTGTACGTCTCGAGCGACGACGGCGAGTCGTGGCGCGAGCTCGGGGGATTCCAGGAGCTGCCCTCGCGCGAGGAGTGGTACACGCCGCGGCATCGAAACGAGGCCCACGTCCGCAGCCTCGGAACCCACCCCGACGCGCCAGAGCGCGTGATCGCCGGCGTCGAGGTCGGCGGCGTCCACGTCAGCGAGGACCGGGGCGAGACGTGGACCGAGCGCCGGGAGGGCGTCCACGACGACGTCCACCACGTGCTCGTTCGCGGCCCGGAGACGTACGTCGCCTCGACCGGTTCGGGGCTGTACCGGACCGCGGACGCGGGCCGGTCCTGGAGCCGACTGGACGGCGGGCTCGATCACCGCTACTTCCGTGAGGCGATCACCCACGAAGGTCGGCTGTACGCCGCGGCCGCCCGGAGCTCGCCCGGCACCTGGTCGGGCGAGAACGGGGCCGATGCCGCGCTGTTCGAGTCCGAGAACGGAGACGGCTTCGAGCGAGCGCCCTATCCGGGCGGCCCCGAGGAGGTGATCCTCGCGTGGACCGTCGCGGACGGCACCGTCACGGCGGGGACGAACGGCGGGCGGGTCGTCCGGCGGAGCGAGGACGGCTGGCGGGAGGCGGGAACGCTCCCTGCGTCGATCCGGTCGCTGGCGCCGGCGTAG